The segment GCTTCATTACTCTCTACCCATTCCTTGGCCGCTTCTTCAGGCGATTGTCCGCCCTGAATCTTGACCATAACCTGCTCCATATCCTCTGCAGTCCATTTGAATTGGCTCAGGAACTTGTGTACATCCGGCATATCTTCCTTCAGACCTGAGCGGACCATGGTATGAATCTGCTCGGCACCGCCGTAGACATTCTTCGGATCGTCCAGGTACTTGAGGTCCATATTGGCGAACATCCAGTGCGGCGTCCAGCCTGTCACTACAATCGGTTCATTCTTGTCAAAAGCCTTCTGCAGCTCCTGCGCCATCGCTGCCGATGAGCTCTCCAGCAGCGTATAATCGCTCAAGCCGTAGGCTTCGAGCGCTTTTTCCGTAGCCGTCATAATTCCGGCCCCCGGCTCAATTCCGATAATCCGCTTATCCAGCGTTGCCGCTACTTCCGCATTATTCAGATCTTCAATGGAGTTGATCTCCATATAGGCCGGAACAGCAAGCCCGGTCTTCGTTCCATCCAGATTCACACCGGCATCCTCAATGTCCTTGCCGTATTTCTCCAGATAAGAGGCATGTGTGCTTGGCAGCCAGGCGGCTACCATGGCATCTGCGCTTCCGTCAGCAATCCCTGCCCACATCGGTCCGGCATCGACCTGCAGCATCTCCACCTTCACGCCGAGCTTCGTTTCCAGCACTTCCTTGACTACGTTAGTACTGGCGATCTCGGAATCCCAGGCCACATAAGCCAGCTTCACCGTACTGTTAGTATTGGACGAACAACCAGCTACCAGAATTACAGCCATTAGCAGCATCAGCAAGACCAGGGGTCTGCGCTTTATCGATTGGATTCTTTTCATATTAATCATACACTCCTATTCTTGTGGTTTGGATTTGAAGAGCTTCTGGGTCAGACGATCCAGCAGGATGGCAATAATAACAATCGCAATCCCCGCCTCGAAACCCGCACCCGTCTTCGCCTGTGATACTGCACGGTATACATAGGCACCTACACCCTGGGCACCGATCATGGACGAGATGACGACCATAGACAGCGAGAGCATAATCGTCTGGTTAATCCCGGCCATAATGGTCGGGAGCGCGATCGGCAATTGCAGCTTGAACAGCTTCTGCCCTGCGGTTGAACCGAAGGCATCCGCCGCTTCCACCAGCTCCGGTGAGACCTGGCGAATCCCCAGGTTCGTTAACCGGATCGTTGGCGGAATAGCAAAAATAATAGAAGCAATGACGCCGGGAACGACGCCCAGCGAGAAGAACGACACGGCTGGAAGCAGATATACGAACGCCGGCATCGTCTGCATGAAGTCTAAGATAGGGGTGGCAATGTTCTGGAAAGTCCGGCTCTGTGCACACAGCACTCCTAGCGGAACCCCGATCACTACAGCCAGCAGAGAGGCTGTCAATACCAGGGCCAGCGACTGCATCGACGGCCCCCATAATCCAAGATTGTCAATCAGGAGCAGTCCGACCACCGCAAACAGCGCCATCCGCCATTTGCCGATCCAGTAGGCCAGAGCTGCGATCAGAAGGGTCAGCACCATTGCGGGCAGGAAATTCAGTGCCGCATCAATCCCGCTCACCATTCCGCCAATCACAGCATGAATGATATCAAATACAGGGCCGAAGTAGGTCGTGAGCCAATTTTCAATCCATTCTACGCCCTTTCCGAGCGGTATTTTGGGTAAATTCATGAACCAATTCCTCCTTCAGGAACCGCGTTACCGGCCAGGGCAGACAACACGGCCCCTTTGATAACAATGCCCTTCAGCTTCTCGCCTTCCCCCACTACAGCAACGGGCAGATGCGTCTCCGACATCAGCTCGAACAGATCATTCAGCAGGGTATCCGGCTGAACCCGGGGAATGTCGCGCAGCATCACATCCAGAATACTGCGGTTCTCCTTCAAGGCCTGTGAGGCATTATCCGCTGTCAGCAGACCCTGCAGCCGCATCTCATTATCTGCGACATACAGGCTGGAGACCCCGCTGTCCCGCATGAGCTGCAGGGCTACCCGGGGACCGCGTTCCGGGCGGATCATCTCCGGCTGGCGCATGACATGGGAAGCGGTCAATACTTTGGACAGATCCACATCCTCTACGAAGCGTTCCACATATTTGTTCGCAGGCTGAATCAGAATTTCTTCCGGCGATCCGATCTGGACAATGACCCCGTCCTTCATCAGGGCAATACGGTCCCCGATCCGCAGCGCTTCATCCAGATCATGCGTGATGAAGACAATCGTCTTCTTCACTCTGGATTGCAGCTCCAGCAATTCCTGCTGCATATCCTTACGGATCAGCGGATCAAGCGCACTGAAGGCTTCATCCATCAGCAGAATGTCAGGATCATTGGCCAGACCGCGCGCCAGGCCGACACGCTGCTGCATGCCTCCGCTGAGCTGATCCGGACGGTGATTCTCCCAGCCCTTCAGCCCCACAAGCTCAAGAGCCTCCATCGCCAGGCGGGTTCGTTTGCTTCGCTCCACACCCTGGACTTCCAGTCCGTATTCTGCGTTAGCCAGCACACTGCGGTGCGGGAACAGCGCGAACTTTTGAAAGACCATGCCGATATTCTTCCGCCGGAATTCCCGAAGCTGCTCCGGATTCATCTTGACAACATCCTTACCCTTGAACAGCACCTGTCCTCCGGTAGGCTCAATCAGCCGGTTCAATAGACGGACAAGCGTGGACTTACCACTGCCCGACAATCCCATAATGACAAATATTTCTCCCTCTTCAATGCTGAATTCGGCTTTATTCACACCGACCGTCAGCTTGGCTTCCCTGGCGATCTTTTCTTTAGACCAGCCTTGTTCTAATAATGGAAGCGCCCGTGCTGCATCATGACCGAATACTTTGGTTAACTGTTTCACCTCTATAATTGCCATGGTGACCTCCTTCTCTCCCTTTACTTTCGGGTTAACGCTACTGACCTAGTGTAACGGACTTACGAAAAAATAAGCAAAGCGCATATTCGGTTAAAATTTAGTGTACAGTTTTAACTTTACAAACTTTACGTATAGAATACTCTGTTTAACGCCGGATTCCGTTCCGGATGAATTCTTTACTTCTTGCCGGGGATTTGATTACAATACACTAGGAGAGACATGCAGAATGTCAGCCTATTCCTCAGGAGGGACATCATGAACGATTTAGAGGGGCTTTTGCCCGAGCAAATAGAAAAAATCAGCAAAGCCCGTGAACGGGTCATCGACTCTATCGGCAAAAATATGGATTTATACGGCATCACCCTGTCCATCGGGCATTTATACGGTTACATGTACTTTAATGAGGGCCCGGTTACACTGGATGAACTAAGCAGCACCATGGGCATGAGTAAGACCTCCATGAGTACTGGAGTACGTACCCTGCTGGATTTGAAGATGATCGATAAAGTCTGGGGCAAGGGCACCCGCAAGGATCTGTTCGAGGTGGTTCCCGACTGGCATCAGAACTTCAGCGATTACTTCTCTATTAAATGGAGAAAAGCAGTTGAAGGGAATATGACCGCCCTTAACAAATCACTCGCCGAAATCCGGCAGATGCAAATCGATTACGCGGACGAGCCCGACCTGTCGCGCCTGCTCCACACCGACGAGCTCAAGATTGAGGAAGCCATTAAATATTACCGCTGGCTGCTGAAGCTGATCGAAGCGCTGGAGACCGGCAAGATTTTTGAATTAATCCCTAAAGAATAATATCAGCTATTGGCGTTCAAACTATTCTGCTCATGCTGAAAAGGCTGTCCCAAATGGGGATGTTCCATAAGCCATGAAATGGCAGGGACACCCCTTGTTTTGGAGTTGGATGGACGTTTGCGCTCGGTGAGGACGCTCCGCGAACGAAACGTTGTTACAATCGCTGTGCTCGTAAGAATTTTTTTCATTCCCCTATTCGGTTTCGGTGAAAATCCGGAGACCAAGGCGACCGCTATCGCTTCTCCGCGGGTCGTTTCGTCCTCTCCACTGTTTAAGCAGGAAATGGAACTACCAAAGACTTCAAGGGAACCTAGCCTCGCATACATTTGAGCCATCGCCTACTTTTGAGCACAATGTATGCTGTTTTCCGCATACATTCGGGCCATCACATGCGTTTGAGCACAATGTATGTTGTTTTCCGCATACATTTGGGCCATGCGCCTGCGTTTGAGCACAATGTATACTGTTTTCCGCATACATTCGGGCCATAAGCCTGCGTGCGAGCACAATGTATGTTGTTTTCCGCATACATTCGGGCCATATGCCTGCGTGCGAGCACAATGTATGCTGTTTTCCGCATACATTCGGGCCATCGCCTGCGTTTGAGCACAATGTATACTGTTTTCCACATACATTGGGGCCATCGCCTGCGCTTGAGCACAATGTATACTGTTTTCCACATACATTCGGGCCATGGGATGCTCCACCAGGGAAACTATAGTTTCCCTACAAGCATCAAAACGGCGGCGACCCTTGAATTCAAGGATCGCCGCCGTTTTCGCATGCTGATGTGCTGTCACTGGCAGTTATACTACCGGCAAATTACGCTGTCTTTCGTTAGCTTACGGGTTCTCGATCAGACTGACATCATCGATGAAGATATGATTGCCTGCTTCGATAGCGGCATTCGTCTCTGCGCTGTTGCCGGGATTCAGCCCCAGCAGAAAGACCAGATGAACACCTGCATCCGTTCCGCCGTTCATGGTAAAGGTGTAGCTGAAGCGCTGCATGTCGCCTGTCAGAGCCGTCGCCGTCACCGGCAGATATTTGGTGTAATCGCCGCCGTTATGCTCAACTGCCACCTCAATCAGCCGGTTGATATCCGAACGGGCGCTGAAGGCCAAGGTATAGCTTTTCCCCTGAGTCAGCTTCAGATCCCTGTAATCTACCTGGGCGGCGTAGTTGGCAGATCCCGTGAAGCCCAGCGACACCTCAAGCTCTCCATTCTGGACTGCGGCATTTCCAGCACCCTCGAAGTACTGGGTCCAGCCCTTAAGAGCCGGCTGCGCATCGAATGTGCCGTTATCCAGCGTGCCGCTGGCAGGCTCAGTGTCCGGTCCGTCCGTTACCTTCCTAAGCACGATATCGTCAAAAGAAATCGTATGCGCTATATGGTTCGCCGTCTTATCCTCACCCAGCGTGGCTCCGATCAGATAATTCAGCTTCAGCGGATTGTTATTCGTCACACTGAACTGTGTGCTATAGGTCGCCCATGTGGCTGTTATGTCGAACTTCGCTTGGGCTGCCTGAGCAGAGGTCCCGCTATACTCCACGACAATCTGCCGGGGAACGGTAGATTTCGCTCTGAAGCTGAGCTCATAGGTTGCGCCTGCTTCAAGCGGGATTTTCTCCTGATAGAGCTGGGTATGCCAGGCTTGTGACCCGGCCGCCGTGATCAGCACCTCCGCTGCTCCGTTCACCACTTGGAAGGACGAGGCTCCGCCTTCGCCGGACCAGGTTGACCAGCCTGAGCTGCCGCTGGTGAATGAGCCGTTAACGACCAGATTGTTATCATTCGCCAGTATAGTCTGAACCACACTGGCGTTGACATACCCTTCGGCTTCCACGGTAATGATATAGCTTCCCTCTGCCGGGAAGGCGGCAGGCTGAATTGTAATTGCTCCCGTTCCTACATGGTACAGCTCCGCCGCAAGCGTAACGCCATTCACCTTAACGGACTTAATGCTGCCTGACCATTCTGGCTTATCGATGAAGATAAGCTCAATCGGCTGTGATACCCGGTTGGCTGTGGAATCTGCAAGCAGTTCCTGCGGCTTCGCCGGGGCGTCCTTAATCTCGAATCTGACATTGTCAATAATGATGTCATGACTCTGAGGAACACTCACTCCGCCTACCTTGCCGAGCAGGAATTTCAGCGAGAGCATATCATTCGCCCCCTGCCGGAATTCGAACCGGTAATGCTTCATCTCTGGTGTCAGCTCCACCGTCTTATCGATGGAAGGGGAATAGCTCGCATTCTCTGCCTTCACATTGATCTGCCGGGCCACGCTGGCACTGGCGTCGAATTCAACCACATAATTGAGGCCCGCCGCTGCCTTCAGGTTATTCTGGAAAAGCATCACCGAATACGCCTGATTGCCGGTGTTCGTAATGCTGAATTTCGCTGCCCCATCCGCCGCTGCCGCAGTGCTCTGGCCGCCGTCTTCTGTCAGCAGCCGCTCCCAGCTCGTAAGCCCGAAGCTGAAATCCCCGTTCAAGAGCGGGTAATAGGTCAGATCAGGATCATAATAGGAGCTGGTGCGTACCAGCACGAATTGATCCAAATGGACCGTTCCGGTGCTCCCGCCAAGCCGCAGTACGAATTGTCCAAGATGATCCTTAGCTCCCGCGAGATTCTTGAACACCGCCTCAACCTGCTGAGGTCCCGCACTCAGCTGTACCGGCTCCGAAGCATAGACTTCGCCGTCATGGCCGCGCAGTTCAATAATTGCTGTCCGTGCAGAGGAGCTATCCGCCTCGAAGGTCAGCTTATAATCCTGGCCTTGCACCAGGAAGATCCCCTTTTGTTGCAGCGTAATCTCGCTGCTGCCGTTGTCCGCGCCTATTATGTCCAGCTTCAGGCGACCGTCAGCCTCAACCCCCGGGGTAACCTCCGCACCCCCTGAAGCATCGATATGCCAATAGCTCATCCGATCCGGTTCCCCCAGATCAAAGCTGCCGTTGTACAGGTGGTTGCCGCTGCCGAGCGGCGCCTTGGCGCTGTCATGATCGAAGGGAATACTGCCGATCTCTTCAAGCCGTGCATTGCCAAGCCAGACCGGGGAAGCGTTGGTCCCCAGATTGAACTCAATCCGCGCGGCATTGTCCGAGCTCTCCTTCATCTGGAACATCGTCTCGTAATGCTGAAGCTGCGGGGTCAGCACCGCCTTGAACGCCGGAGAATAGGACGGGAAGCCCAGCGGTGCGCCGCCGGTCAGCCGGGCAGTGAACTCCCTGGCCGTATCCGTTCTGGCATCGAAGCTCAGCTTGTAGTATCTGCCCTTCGCCAGCGAGACAATGGCCTGCGGCTGAATCGAATAGGAATTGCCGCCCGGCTTCAAGATGTTTACCTTGAGGAGATTCACACCGCCGGCCTGCTCCAGAGAGAGAGCCGCATCCGCGCCTTCATCCTTATACAGTACCCAGTGGGCTGTATTCGGGATACCCAGCCCGGGATCTCCCTCTACCTGCTCCGTGAACCCGCTGTTATAAATGAAGTTGCCGTCCGCCAGCGGCGGCTTTGCTCCCTCCAGATAAGGCTCCTTCGCCAGCTCTACCGGTACCGGCTGCCGGTATTCGCGTCCGGTCAGCTCATAGATTCTGACATAGTCAATCTCCATGGAACTCGGAAATACCGTTTCTTCCGTAGGATTACCGTCAAAGTTGCCGCCGACTGCCAGATTCATCAGCAGGTGGAACTTCTGGTTGAACGGTGCCGGATACGCATTGATAGCCGGCTGTCCGCTGCTCTTGCTGTACCAGTCATTCTTGGTCGAGAACAGTACCCCGTCCACATACCAGCGGATCTCCCCCGGCTCCCATTCAATGGAATAGGTGTGGAACTCTTCAATAGTGGAACCGCCCGGCAGCACATACTCCTTGCCGGAATAGACATTATCCGGCCACTGGGAACCATAGTGGATCGTTCCGGCAACTACATTCGGACGGCTGCCCCAGCCTTCCATAATATCCAGCTCCCCGGAGGCCGCCCAATTGCCGTACACATAATTCTCCGGCAGCATCCAGATCGCCGGCCACAGCCCCTTGCCTGCCGGTGCCTTCGCCCGGATCTCGAATTTGCCGTACATTTTGCTGTACAATCCATTCGTCTTAATTCTTGTGGAAGTGTACGGCTTGCCACCCACCGCTTCTTTACGCGCAGTAATGATCAGCTTGCCGTCCTGCTCCTTCACATTCTTCGGATCATTGGTGTAATACTCCAGCTCATTATTGCCCCAGCCCGGATTCCCGACAGCGGTGCCATCGCCGAGATCATAGGTCCACTTCGCGGGATCAATGACATTGTCATCGAATTCATCATTCCACACCAGACTCCACGGATCACTGGTCGGCGCTGGTGTGGGTGTTGGACTTAGTGTTGGTGTCGGCGTTGGGGTTGGTTCCGGTGTCGGTATTGGCGTCGGCTCTGGCGTAACCTCCGGTGTCGGTATTGGTGTCGGCTCCGGCGTAACCTCCGGTGTCGGTATTGGCGTCGGCTCTGGCGTAACCTCTGGTGTCGGTATTGGTGTCGGCTCCGGCGTAACCTCTGGTGTGAGCGTTGGCGTGGGCTCCGGTGTAGCCGTCGCCGTCTCCCCGCCACCGGCGGCAACAGGCGGCTGGCTGGCCTGCGGCGAGGCCAGATTGAGATTGCTGCGGCTGCCCGTCTTGAGAGCGACGCCCCCGGCTGTGACAGCTTCGGCCTGATTCAGCACGGTGCCAAAGCTGCCGCTGCCCAGAATCACGGTGCCCCGGGCACCGGCTGTAAGGAGCAGCTCTGCCACCTGCGCCTGATTCATCAGCACCAGCTTGCCGGGAGTGCCCCAGATCAGCTTGGATAGCTTGCCCGACAAGCTCAGCGTGAGGTTGCCTCCAGCCGCATCAGCGGTGGATACAACCCCATAATTGCCAATAAGAGTGACCGCCTGCTCCCCTGGCGGGAGTACAACACCAGCGAATCCTTCCCCGGTAAGCGCACCTTCTTCAAGGATAGCACCGGAATCAAGCTGCACTGTTCCGGCTGTTGTCGTCCCGCTGGCAACGATGCGGACACTCCCCTTCGGCTTCGCCACCTGCACAGCCCCAAGGCTGCTGTCCGCAAGGCTCACTCCCTGCCCTCCGCCGCCGCGAATATAGGTTGTGCCTGTAACCTGCACCCCCTGAAGCCGGATCACTCCTTCCCCGATCCCCTCCGTAAGATAGAGATTGCCTTCAATGATACTATCCCTCAGTGTAATATCCTTATGGCTCAGCACCACATTCCCCTTTACCCTGCCCAGCTTCACTTCCCCGGCGGCGGAGCGCAGCTCCGTCACCAGTGTATCCGCCAGCTTCGCCAGCTCGGCACGTGTAATCCTCCCGTCCGGCTTGAATAAGCCTCCGGGATAGCCTTGCATATAACCGGCTGCCGTAAAAGCATCCGCCGCAGCGCTAACTGCGCTGTCGGCTCCCGCCAGGTCGCTATACATCCCCTTCGCTTGACGCTCTGTCTCCAGCCTCAGTATCCGCTGAAGCGCAAGGACCGCCTCCCCGCGTTTCAGCGGAGCCGCAGGTTCGATTCGCTGATCTGCGCCAGCGCTCAGATACCCCGCCGCTACCGCTTTGGCGATATCGTCCTTATACCAGGCGGCCGCCGGGACATCTGCCGGAAGCACAGCCGCCATGTCCGTATAGCCGAAGATACGGTTAATGATTGCCGTAAATTCTGCCCGGGTTACCTGCTGCTCCGGCCGGAAGCTGCCGTCCCTGTAGCCGGAGATCACCCCGCTGCGGCTCCAGCGCTGCACTGCATGTGCCGCCCAGCTGCCCTCTTTTACATCAGTAAACGCTTTCAAATCACTAGCAGCCAAGCTCCCGCTCTGCAAGGCGGCCGTAGTCTCCGCAGACGCTGTCAATCTACCCTGAACAGATTTCGCCTCAGCCCCGCCGCTGCCCAGCGGCGATAGAAGTCCGGTAACGATGACAGCGGCCGCTAACAACGCTGATAGATTTCTTTTCATTCCGTGTATGCCTCCTCAGGATTTGAGTCTCCTCTTACCGCATTTCCATCGCCCCGCGCCTTCAAGCTGCTCTCAGCTCCCTCTACAGTACCCTCAAGCTCCCTAATCGAAATCGGTTTCGATTTTCTCCGTGCCATTCCTCTGAACGCAATTAACCTTTGACTTGTTTCGGCAAGTTGAATAGACTCTAGAAAGGACTGCTGTTTGACAGCAGAGAGCGTCCAAGTGAACGGTCAGTAGCCTTGAGAAACCCTGGCATACCCGTCTTTTGGCCCTGTTATAACTATGAAGCGGGGGTGAGCATAGCCATGCAAATGAATATCAAAAAAATCGCCGAAATGGCCGGGGTCTCTGTATCGACTGTCTCCAAAATCATGAACAATTACAGCGATGTATCCGAAAAAACGAAACGAAGAGTGCTCGAAATCATCGAACAAACCGGATATACCCCCTCAAGCTCCGCCAAGACGCTGGCTACCAAGAAGTCCAATCTGATCGGGGTTATTTTTGCCGGTGAGCTGAATGTGGAATTTACCCATCCTTTTTTTGTAGAGGTGCTGAATTCGTTCAAGAAGCAGATGGGCGTACTGGGGTATGACCTGATTTTCTTCTCGAATGAGAAGTTCATTAACAGCGGCGATTACTACTCGCGTTGCCTGCATTTCCATGTGGACGGCTGTGTCATTATCTCGGGAGAACAGATGGAGCCTGCGATACAGGAACTCGACCGGAGCCATATTCCCTGCATCGGCGTTGACCTGGAGCTGACCGGCAGGAAATCCGGCTATGTCATGTCAGATAATTACCAGATTGCTTCCAAGGTGGTGGAGCATTTCTACCTGCTCGGACACCGGGAGCTTGGCTTCATAGGCAGCAGAGCGGATTCGGATATCTCCAACCGGCGCGAAGCAGGGTATGTCAGAGCCATTGCAGGCTTCGGCCTGGTCATGAATCCTAAGTGGTTCGTGCATGGTGACGATTTCTTCGAGCCCAGCGGGTATGCGGCAATGAACTCGTTAATTGCATCGGGAGATTTGCCAAAAGCGGTCTTCGCCGCCTCCGATCTCCTCGCTCTCGGCGCAGTCCGCGCCTTGAAGGAGCAGGGTCTGCGTGTTCCCGAGGATGTGGCCATCATCGGCTGTGATGATATTGAGGCCTGCCAGTATACCAGCCCTACGCTGACGACCATCCGCCAGAACAAGGAACGCCTGGGTGTGCTCGCCGCCCATATGCTGTTCGATCTCATCAATAACCAGTCTGAAGGCGGCTCATTTGTAGTTGAACCGGCGTTAATCGTCCGTGAATCCTGCGGCAGCGGGCTGAAACACTTGAACCGGTAAACGGCTAAATCCCTGAATTACTGAATCGCTTGAATCGCTTGAATCACTGTACTCCTGCTTCTCCCGGAATTGCCCTTCAATCCCTCCCCTCCAGCCCAGAACTTCGCTTGGCTGCACTATGCACCCACCCGAAAACGCTTTCGATACTATAATCGCTCATTTAACGGACTGCTTCAAGGCACCGTTTTTCTGGTTTTGGGGACCATTTTTCGGCTTGGCCCCCACATTGGCCTGTCCTTGCCCTCTATACTGACCGCATCACAGCGGAGCAGGCTCGGCTGCCTGAGGGTCCAGCGACAATCTGACCAGTTGGCCCGCATGACTAAGACCCGCACCGAAGCCGTACAGCAACACCTGCTGGCCGCTGCGCACCTTCCCTTCGCGGATGCCCAGATCCAGCGCAAGCGGAATACTGGCAGCCGAGGTGTTACCGAAGGCTTCAAGACTGTACAGTGCCTGCCCGAGCGGATAGTTCAGCCGTTCACAGATGGGTTCAATCATCCGCAGATTGGCGCTGTGCGGGATGAACCAGTCTACTTCCGCAAGCTCTGCTCCGGCGTTCTTCAGCACCTGCTGTACTCCCTGCGGAACCGTACGGACCGCCCACTTGAAGACTTCACGCCCGTTCTGTACCAGCATGCCTGAACCGGCAAGCTCCACTCCGTTCACCTTCTCCGCCAGCCCTGTGCGATAGACATGCTGCGCTCCGCTTCCGTCACTGCCGAGATGGTATCCCATGAAGTCGTCTGACGCCCCGCTCCCGCTGCTCTCCACCAGCACAGCCCCTGCTCCATCCCCGAACAGAATGCAGGTACTGCGGTCCGTATAATCGGTGATCTTGGATAGCGTGTCGGCACCGATGACCAGCACCTTATGATGCAGTCCCGAAGACACCAGCGCATGAGCCGTATGCAGAGCATATACGAATCCAGCGCAGGCGGCGCTCAGATCGATCGCTCCCGCAGTCAGCGGAATGCCAAGGGTATTCTGCACAATGGACGCCACAGATGGAAAAGAAAAGTCAGGCGTGCTGGTCGCCACAAGCACCATATCGACATCCTGCACGCTTTTGCCATAACGCTTCATCATATCCCGGACGGCAGCTGCACACAGATCACTGGTATATTCATCCGCGCGGCTGATCCTGCGCTCCCGGATACCCGTCCGCTGCACAATCCACTCATCATTGGTATCCACCATCTGCTCCAGATCCTGATTCGTAAGTCTGCGGGCCGGCACGTAAGATCCGATCGCTGTTATTTTTGCACCTGTCATGTGAACCACCTCAGCTTTTCAGTTTATTAGTATCTGATATTAGTACTTGGTACTAATTATAACCTGCTCCTGACTATTTTGCAAAATGTATACCCGGAATCGCCCGTCTGCAATCACATCTTAACATTGTAAAGATCACAAACACATGCTACAATCTTTACATTGTTAAGATGACAGGCAAGTATGAAAGGAAGCATGCATACCTTGAAAGATAAACCCTACCACCGCGGCAATTTACGCAACCAGCTGATCGAAGCTGGTATCAAGCTGATTAACTTGGACGGCATGAATAGCTTTTCCCTGCGCAAAGTAGCCGCCGAATGTGCAGTCAGCCATACCGCCCCCTACAGCCATTTCAAAAATATAGATGAACTGGTAGCCGCCATGGGGGAACATGTCACGAGCCAGTTTATGGACACCCTGCATGCCTCCGTTCAAGGACAGGCGGAGAACCCTGATACGATTATCCTGCTGGGGCAGGCCTATATTGATTTTTTCATAGAGCATCCACAGTATTTCCAGTTTCTGTTCTACCATTCAGGCATCGTTATTGATCTGGACAACTACGATTCTGACAGCTATCCGCCATTTGCCCTATTCCGGACAACGGTCTATG is part of the Paenibacillus sp. FSL M7-0420 genome and harbors:
- a CDS encoding quaternary amine ABC transporter ATP-binding protein, with the translated sequence MAIIEVKQLTKVFGHDAARALPLLEQGWSKEKIAREAKLTVGVNKAEFSIEEGEIFVIMGLSGSGKSTLVRLLNRLIEPTGGQVLFKGKDVVKMNPEQLREFRRKNIGMVFQKFALFPHRSVLANAEYGLEVQGVERSKRTRLAMEALELVGLKGWENHRPDQLSGGMQQRVGLARGLANDPDILLMDEAFSALDPLIRKDMQQELLELQSRVKKTIVFITHDLDEALRIGDRIALMKDGVIVQIGSPEEILIQPANKYVERFVEDVDLSKVLTASHVMRQPEMIRPERGPRVALQLMRDSGVSSLYVADNEMRLQGLLTADNASQALKENRSILDVMLRDIPRVQPDTLLNDLFELMSETHLPVAVVGEGEKLKGIVIKGAVLSALAGNAVPEGGIGS
- a CDS encoding ABC transporter permease; protein product: MNLPKIPLGKGVEWIENWLTTYFGPVFDIIHAVIGGMVSGIDAALNFLPAMVLTLLIAALAYWIGKWRMALFAVVGLLLIDNLGLWGPSMQSLALVLTASLLAVVIGVPLGVLCAQSRTFQNIATPILDFMQTMPAFVYLLPAVSFFSLGVVPGVIASIIFAIPPTIRLTNLGIRQVSPELVEAADAFGSTAGQKLFKLQLPIALPTIMAGINQTIMLSLSMVVISSMIGAQGVGAYVYRAVSQAKTGAGFEAGIAIVIIAILLDRLTQKLFKSKPQE
- a CDS encoding GbsR/MarR family transcriptional regulator — encoded protein: MNDLEGLLPEQIEKISKARERVIDSIGKNMDLYGITLSIGHLYGYMYFNEGPVTLDELSSTMGMSKTSMSTGVRTLLDLKMIDKVWGKGTRKDLFEVVPDWHQNFSDYFSIKWRKAVEGNMTALNKSLAEIRQMQIDYADEPDLSRLLHTDELKIEEAIKYYRWLLKLIEALETGKIFELIPKE
- a CDS encoding glycine betaine ABC transporter substrate-binding protein, producing the protein MKRIQSIKRRPLVLLMLLMAVILVAGCSSNTNSTVKLAYVAWDSEIASTNVVKEVLETKLGVKVEMLQVDAGPMWAGIADGSADAMVAAWLPSTHASYLEKYGKDIEDAGVNLDGTKTGLAVPAYMEINSIEDLNNAEVAATLDKRIIGIEPGAGIMTATEKALEAYGLSDYTLLESSSAAMAQELQKAFDKNEPIVVTGWTPHWMFANMDLKYLDDPKNVYGGAEQIHTMVRSGLKEDMPDVHKFLSQFKWTAEDMEQVMVKIQGGQSPEEAAKEWVESNEAKVNEWTAGISA